One window of Hymenobacter sp. BRD128 genomic DNA carries:
- a CDS encoding phosphatase PAP2 family protein — MSIANQAISVFQQVRRHRLLLLLLVVVGGAWGLFGEVAHELREDQRKPDHGFPFDRPILDYLHQHPTPKLCALADNLSALGGPVWLGGYVLLVLVLGWLAYRRRYRALAFVVGAEGGTMAINLLAKYRFERLRPNFYHQICFETPTLLTDPSFPSGHTMASLALALALGILFWPTRGRWLVWGLGLLFALGVAWSRLYLAAHYPSDVLAGWLATIGWVWTLDMVLLRYFNELRQLGHTVREEVEEAI, encoded by the coding sequence ATGAGTATTGCTAACCAGGCTATTAGCGTCTTCCAGCAGGTTCGCCGCCACCGCTTATTGCTGCTCCTGCTGGTAGTGGTGGGAGGGGCTTGGGGGCTGTTTGGCGAAGTAGCCCACGAGCTGCGCGAAGACCAGCGCAAGCCCGACCACGGCTTTCCCTTCGATAGGCCCATTCTCGACTACCTGCACCAGCACCCCACGCCCAAGCTTTGTGCGCTGGCCGACAACCTGAGCGCGCTAGGCGGCCCGGTGTGGCTGGGCGGCTACGTGCTGCTGGTGCTGGTGCTGGGCTGGCTAGCCTACCGGCGGCGCTACCGGGCCCTGGCTTTCGTGGTGGGTGCCGAAGGCGGCACAATGGCCATCAACCTGCTGGCCAAGTACCGCTTCGAGCGTCTGCGGCCCAATTTTTACCACCAGATATGCTTCGAAACGCCCACGCTGCTCACCGACCCCAGCTTTCCAAGCGGGCACACGATGGCCTCGCTGGCGCTGGCCCTCGCGCTGGGTATTTTATTTTGGCCCACGCGTGGGCGCTGGCTGGTGTGGGGGCTAGGGCTACTTTTTGCGCTGGGCGTGGCCTGGTCGCGCCTCTACCTGGCAGCCCACTACCCCTCCGACGTGCTGGCCGGCTGGCTAGCCACCATTGGCTGGGTCTGGACCCTGGATATGGTACTCCTGCGCTATTTCAACGAGCTGCGCCAGCTAGGGCACACGGTGCGCGAGGAAGTAGAGGAGGCTATATAA